In Lacinutrix sp. Bg11-31, the DNA window TTAAGTCTTCTTTAATAATTTCTATTAACTCTGTAGAATCTTTAAAATCTACAAACGTTCCGTTTTTAAAACAAGAAATTTGTCCAGTTTCTTCACTAACTGTTATTGCAATAGCATCAGTACGTTCTGTAATACCAACTGCTGCTCTGTGTCTTAATCCAAAACGTTGTGGAATGGTTTTCTCGTTATTAACAGGTAAAATTACACGTGTTGCTTTAACAATATTATTTTCTATAATTATTGCACCATCATGAAGCGGACTATTTTTAAAGAAGATACTTTCTATAATAGGCTGCGTAACTTTAATATTCATCTCGTCTCCTGTACTAACCAAAAAATCAAGATTATTTTCACGCTCTAAAACTATTAGTGCACCTGTTTTAGATGTTGCCATTTTGTTACAAGCCGCAATTATAACCTCAATATCTGTAGAAGATGCAGAAACTCCTTCCATTTTTAAAAACTTAATATGTTTTAAAAAACCACGTTTAGAGGCGAAGTTTGTAGAGCCAATCATTAATAAAAATTTTCTAACCTCTTGCTGAAACACTACAATTAAAGCTATAAACCCAACACTAATAAAACCGCCAAGAATTTTTGTTAGCAATACCATTTTAAGCGCTTCTACAATTAAATAGATGAAGTAAATAAACACAATACCAAGAAAAATATTAATGGCAACTGTGCCTCTAACTAATCTATATATATAATATAAAAGCAAGGCAACTAAGAAGACATCTATATAGTCTATTATGCCGAAGTTTAGTATGGTGTCGAAAATTTCCAATGGTAAATATTGATTTTAGAATGATTAAATATATTAATTAAAGAGATACTCTTCATTATTAATTATAGTATTCTCTAAATTTAATTGAGATAGCTTAGATTTAAAAGTGATATAATCTTGAAAAGATAATTTTTGATTGAAAGCTAAATTTAGTGTTTTGGTGTTTTCGTTTTTAGATAACACCTCTTCTAATTGACTAGCCAGATTTGGCATACTAGTTTCTTGATCTAAACTATCTAATGCTAAAATTTGAATTCTATTTGTATCAATAAATGCTAAACTGATATTATTTTTCAAATCAAACTCTTTGCTCTCATAAACATAAACCACATCAGTAAAATCAAGAAACCCTAAATTTTTAATACTTGTATCGTTACACGTATAATAATTACGAGCGCTTTCATTTTTATGGCTAGAGTTTCGCTTTTTCTCTTGTAATTCAATAATTGACGGAATTACTTGTTTTAGAGTTAAACGTTTGTCCACATTTACTAACCAATGCGTTGAGATTATTAAATTACCTTTATTTAATTCTAAACTATCTGGTTTGGTTTCATCGTAAAAAATATACGCTGGAGACACATCTGTTATTTCAGTAATTGTGGCATTTTCTATTTCTGGAAGTAATACAGATTTGTCACTACAACCCAATAAAACGATTACAGATAAAACGATTAATAATTTTTTCATTTATTTAAGTTGATTAAAAAGTGTGACACATTCTACTGCTTCTTTAACATCGTGAACTCTTAAAATAGCAGCTCCTTTTTGCAAGGCAACCATATTTAACGCTGTTGTTCCATTTAGAGCTTCAGATGCAGAAGTTTCTAATGTTTTGTAAATCATAGATTTTCTAGACATGCCAGCCAACAAAGGCAAATCGGTTATTTTAAAACCTTCTAAAACGTTTAATAATTCGAAATTCTGATTTAATGTTTTAGCAAACCCAAAACCTGGATCTATAATAACATCTTTAATCCCTAAGGCTCTAGCTTTTGTTATTCTTTCAGAAAAATATAAAATAATATCTTTTAAAATATTATTATATTCTGTTTGTTGTTGCATTGTTTTTGGAGTACCACGCATATGCATCATTATGTACGGCACATTTAAGTTAGCAACTATTTCCAACATATTATTATCTAAATGTCCTGCCGAAATATCGTTTACCAAAGCAGCTCCTTTTTCAATACATTGTTTAGCAACTTCTGCACGAAACGTATCTACAGAAATTATAATTTCTGGAAACTGTTTAACCAATAATTCTATAATTGGAATTATGCGTTGGAGTTCTTCATCTTGAGAGACTTCATCTGCATTTGGCTTAGAGCTATAAGCACCAACATCTATAAAAGTAACACCATCATCAAGCATTTTTTGTACTTGGTTAATAATATTAGACTCCTCTTTATACATTCCGCCATCATAAAAAGAATCGGGAGTAACATTAAGAATACCCATTACTTTTGGTGTAGATAAATCGATAAGTTTTCCTCTGCAATTAATGGTCATTGATAGCTTTATATTTGTTGTTTGTAGCACATTTAAAAACTATAGATGTGAAACCTTGACTTTTAGACAATTTTATGCGAAATTTACGGAAAATTTGAATTAATATATGCAAGATACTTCAAAACAATATGATGCTGTTATAGAAACGTGTCGCAGTCTGTTTATTAATAAAATGAGTGACTATGGAAGCGCATGGCGAATTTTAAGATTGCCATCGTTAACAGATCAGATTTTTATAAAAGCACAACGTATTAGAAGTTTGCAACAAAACGATGTAAGAAAAGTTGATGAAGGTGAACAAAGCGAATTTATAGGAATTATAAATTATTCTTTAATGGCGCTTATTCAGCTTGAAAAAGGTATTGTAGAGCAACCCGATTTATCTACAGAAGATGCTACCGTTTTATACGATAAAAAAGTAGCCATCACCAAACAATTAATGCTAGACAAAAACCACGATTATGGTGAAGCTTGGCGAGATATGCGTGTAAGTTCTTTAACCGATTTAATTTTACAAAAATTATTACGCGTTAAACAAATTGAAGACAACGCTGGTAAAACAATTGTAAGCGAAGGTATAGACGCTAATTATCAAGACATGATAAATTACGCCATTTTTGCTATGATTCATTTAAACGAAAAATAATTGTCATTCTTGCGCAGCCAGGAATCCACTTATAAACTATAATAATTAAAATAGATTCCTGCCTTCGCAGGAATGACAGAAGATTATGAAATACTTAGTTCACATTTGCAGACTATTAGTTGGAGGATTATTCATCTTTTCAGGATTAATAAAACTTAACGATCCCTTAGGTTTCTCTTACAAACTACAAGAATATTTTAGTTCAGAGGTATTAAACCTACCGTCTTTAGATCCTTACGCTTTGGGTATTTCGGTATTTGTAGTTGTGCTAGAAGTTGTATTAGGCGTTTTTCTATTAATTGGTTACAAACGTAAGTTCACCATTTGGATGCTTTTAGGAATGATTGTCTTTTTTACATTCTTAACTTTCTACGCAGCTTATTTCGAAGTTGTAAAAGACTGTGGTTGTTTTGGCGATTTTCTTCCTTTAAAACCATGGAAAAGTTTCACAAAAGATTTAATTCTACTTATTCTTATACTTGTTTTAGTCGCAGGAATAAAACATATAAAACCAATATTTGGTAAGTTCCCAACGACTATTCTAGCATTATTAGGCTTTATTGGTAGTTTATGGTTTGGTTACCATGTGTTAATGCATTTACCAACTTGGGATTTTAGAGCCTATGCTGTTGGTAAAAACATTGCAGAAGGTATGGTTGTGCCAGATGATGCACAAAAAGCGGTACAAGAATACACTTGGACCTTTAATGTTGGTGGAGAAAACCTAGAATATGTTACCGATGGTAGTTACCCAACTGTAGATGGAGAATACGTTAGTGTTGAAACTAAAATTTTAATAGAAGGATACGATCCTCCAGTTAAAGATTTTTCTATCGAAACTGATGATGAAGATTTTACCACTAAATTTTTAGCCGAAGATCACCTTATTATGGTAGTCGCTTACAATCTTGAAAAGGCTAACGAGCAAGGCTTAAAAAACATTAAAAAAGTAACAGATAAAGCTATTGAAAACGGCTATACGGTAATTGGTTTATCATCTTCAGGAGACGAAGACAAACAGTATGCAAAAGAAAAATACGGTTTCGGTTTCGACTTCTATTTATGTGATGAAAAAGCATTAAAAACAGTAGTACGTTCTAATCCTGGAATTTTAAAATTAGAGAAAGGAACTGTAATGCAAAAAGAGCATTTTAACGATGCCGAGGAAATAGACTTACCTAAAGTTGAACGCAAACCTGAGCCAGTTGTTATAATAAGCACTGCTTACTTTGTTAACGAAGAAGAAGTAACCAAAGACGAAGTTGAAGCTATAGATCCTGAGACAATTGAAAGCATGAATGTTATAAAAGAAGGTTCAGAATTAGAAATACTTAATTCAATGACCTCAAGTAACTATACCGAGTTAATAAAAATAACACTAAAAGAAGAATAACCTGATAAGCTACCTCTTAAATAAAACATTCTATGCACTACTCACCTTATTTGGAGTAGTCACTGTTATATTCTTTTTATTCAATATCTTACCTGGAGACCCAGCACAAATGATGCTGGGACAAAACGAAGATAGCGAGCAATTAGCCATCGTTAAAAAAAAATATGGTTTCGATAAATCTGTAGGCACACAATACCTATATTATTTAAACGACCTCTCTCCTATCTCGTTTCACTCTAATACAGAAGACGATTACACTTTTTTAAGACCTCAAAAATATTCGGAAGCAAAACTCTTTACTATCGGTAATACAACAACCGTTTTAAAGTTTCCATACTTAAGAGAATCCTTTACAAAACAAGGTAAAAAAGTAAGTACTGTTTTAGCCGAAACACTACCTAACACATTTGTATTAGCTATTTCAGCCATAGGCATAGCTTTATTTTTAGGCATAAGTTTAGGCATAATTTCAGCATTAAAAAAAGACACCTTTTTAGACAAAGCAATACAAATACTTAGTACTATTGGCATGAGTATTCCTTCGTTTTTTAGCGCTATTCTATTCGCTTGGTTTTTTGGTTTTGTGCTTCATAAATACACCAATTTAGAAATGACAGGTAGTCTTTTCGAACTTGACGACTTTGGCGAAAAAGTAAACATTAAGCTTAAAAACTTAATCCTTCCCGCATTAGTTTTAGGCATTCGCCCATTAGCAGTAGTTATTCAATTAATGCGAAATTCATTATTAGAAGTTTTTAACCAAGATTACATTCGTACAGCACGAGCAAAAGGCTTAAGCGAATTTCAAATTATAAAAAAACACGCCATTAAAAACGCATTAAATCCAGTAGTAACCGCAATATCTGGTTGGTTTGCCTCTATGCTAGCAGGAGCCGTTTTTGTAGAATATATTTTTGGATGGAATGGACTTGGTAAAGAAATAGTAAACGCATTAAACACATTAGATTTACCTGTAATTATGGGTTCTGTGTTAATTATAGCCTTACTCTTTATAATTATTAATATTTTTGTAGATATTATCTACGCTTGGTTAGATCCAAAAGTAAAACTAGAATAAAACAACATTTATTATGAGAAAAAATATAGTAGCCGGAAACTGGAAAATGAATAACGATTTATCGCAAACCGAAGTATTAATAACTGAGCTTTTAAAACAAAAGCAAACGTCTAATGCAGAAGTAATGATTGCACCAACATCTGTAAATCTATTTCAAGCCTTCAATGCTACAAGAAACTCAAACATAGAGGTTGTAGCACAAAACATGCACTTTGCAGACAATGGTGCTTATACAGGAGAAATTAGCGCTAAAATGTTAAAAAGCGTTGGTGTACAAACAGTAATTTTAGGACACAGCGAACGTCGTGCTTATTTTAACGAAACAGACCAACTTTTAGCAAAAAAAGCAGACGCTGCCTTAAAAAACGACATGAGAGTAATCTTTTGTTTTGGCGAAGAATTAGCCGATAGAAAAGCAGGTGACGAAGAAAAAATAGTAGGTGATCAAATTAAAAATGCGCTATTTCATTTAGAAGCTTCTGCATTTAAAGACATCGTTTTAGCCTACGAACCTGTTTGGGCAATTGGAACTGGCGAAACAGCAAGTCCAGAGCAAGCACAAGACATGCACAAGTTTATTAGAGAGACATTAAACAGCAAATATGGCGAGCAAGTATCTCAAGACATGACTATTCTTTATGGCGGTAGTGTAAAACCTGCAAACGCTAAAGAAATCTTTAGTAAACCAGACGTAGACGGAGGACTTATAGGTGGAGCAGCCTTAAAAGCCGACGATTTTTACGCCATAATAAATGCATTTTAATTAAATAATTTGGGCGTTACCACAAGGGTCGCGTTTTCCATTATATCTTTTCTGCGAAGTAGTCCTAAACTTGTTTTAGGATTTTTTTAAAATTATTTCTTTCTTTAAAAAGAAGTATAAATTAAAATAATTCGCAAAAAAGGATGCCATTACAACCGCTAACGCAGGAGTACCTGCCAGAAACAAAGACTATTCAATGTCAAATACAATATACATAGGTTATTATTTTACAGTAAAACCATTACAACCAGCAACCGAAATTCTAATTGCAGAACTTGGTTACGCAGGATTCGAAAGCTTTGTTGAAACCGAAACCGGAGTTACAGCATACATCCAAAAAGAAGAATGGAGAGAAGATATCTTACAAGATATTTACGTGTTAACAAGCGATGAGTTCGAAATCTCTTACACTTTCGACGAGATAGAACAAGTAAATTGGAATAGCGAATGGGAGAAAAATTTCAATCCAATTATAGTGGATAATCTTTGCTCTGTTCGTGCACCGTTTCACGAAAAGCCAGACACGCAATACGATATTATTATAGAACCAAAAATGAGTTTTGGTACAGGACATCATGAAACAACACATATGATGATACAACATATAATGGCAAACGATTTTCAAGGAAAATCTGTTTTAGATATGGGATGTGGTACAGCCGTTTTAGCAATCTTAGCCGAAATGAAAGGTGCAAATCCAATAGATGCTATAGATATAGATAACTGGTGCTATTTAAATAGTGTAGAAAATGCAGAACGTAATAATGCTAAAAACATTACTGTTTACGAAGGTGACGCCAATTTATTAGTAAATAAAAAATACGATACTATTATAGCAAACATAAACCGTAATATCCTTTTAAACGATATTAAGACTTATGCAAAATGTTTAAACGGAAATGGTTCTCTATTTTTAAGCGGATTCTACGAAGCCGATATTCCAACTATTGAGAAAGAATGCAATACAAACGGTTTAAAGTTAAAAAATAAGTTAAAACGTAATGATTGGGTTGCTTTACATTTCGAAAATTAATATTTTAGCATAAAATACTGTAAATGAGCATCAAAGAAAAAATACAGGAACAACACGATGTTGAAACGTTAGAAAAACCAAACAACGAAATTGTGGTTTATAACGACGACTATAACACTTTCGATCACGTTATAGATACACTTATAAAAGCCTGTAAACACACACCAGAACAAGCAGAACAGTGTACAATTTTAGTACATTACAAAGGACAATGCACAGTGAAAACAGGTGATTTAAAAGATTTAAAACCTATCTGTTCTAGCATTTTAGAAGCAGGAATTGATGCTGAGATTATATAATCTCAGCATTAAATTTTGCTAAAAAATCTAAAAAACGCCTCATAATTCAAAACCGTTTTATTCTTATAAAATTTCAAAATCTACTATTATTAGGTTCTATTAATAGATTTATCATAAAACATTAACCGCCTTTCCTAAAAACAACACTTTAATGTAACTTTTGTTACAGCAAAAATTCATATTAAGAGCTATTTTTGGGTTATAAATTCAATTTCTTTAATAGTCTATAAATGAAAACTTCAATAATAGTACAAAACTTAAAATGTGGTGGTTGTGCTAATACAATCACTTCAAAACTATCTGAAATTAATAATGTTTTAGATTTAAAAATAGATATCGACGAAAGTAAAGTATCTTTTAATTACAAAAACGAAGTAGACGTTTTAGCTGTAAAAGACAAACTTAAAACTTTAGGCTATCCTTCTATCGAAGATATAAACTCTCTAACCTCTAAAGCTAAATCTTTTGTAAGTTGTGCAATTGGTAAGTTTTAAAAATAATTAAAATAATGAAAAAAGCAATTCTTCTCGTTTTCTTTTCATCAATAATTTTTAGTTGTAATCGTTCAAAAGATAATAAAACCAATTTAGAAGAAAGTAAAAATACTATAAGCATTTTAGACACTTCTGCTTATGCAGAACGTGGTTTGCAATATGCTTTTTCAACCAAATCCGTTTTGGGTAAAAACCTAATGAGTACTATTCAAAAAAAAGGAACATTAGAAGCTTTAACGTTTTGTAATACACAAGCGTATCCTTTAACAGATAGCATGACTGTTGTACATAAAGCTACTATAAAACGAGTTTCGGATAAAACTAGAAACCCAAACAATCAAGCAAATAAAAAAGAATTAACTTATATTAATTCTTTTAAAAATGATATTAAAAACAATAAAGAACATAAACCAATTGTAGATTTATTAGAAAACAAAATTCAGGTATATTATCCAATTACAACTAACACAATGTGTTTACAATGTCATGGAAAACCTAATGAAAATATAGAAAAACCAATTCTAAAAAAATTAGCAATACTCTATCCAAAAGATAAAGCTACAGGCTATAATATTAATGAAGTTAGAGGTCTTTGGAGTGTTACATTCGATAAATAAATTAAATCAGGTATGAGTAAATTTTCAGAAATAACAAACCAGTATTAATCGATTTTTTTTTGCAACATGGTGTGGACCATCTAATATTTTAAAACAAGTAAAAGACACTTTAGGAGAGAATATTTCTATTATTAAAATAGATGTAGATAAAAACCAATCACTTGCTATAAAGTATCAAGTAATGGGTCTACCAACAATGTTACTGTTTAAAAAAGGAAAACAAGTTTGGAGACATTGTGGTGTATTACAAAAAAAAACGAAATTATTATAGCTTAAAATTAAAACAATATTTCAATAAATATTCTGCAAATAAAAAACCAGCAATTTCAAAAAGCTTTGAAATGTGCTGGTTTTATTAGTGACCTCGACTGGATTCAAACCAGTAACCTCTTGAGCCGTAATCAATAAACCACACAAATTAACACTACTACTCTACTACCTAAACACCTTGTAAATCAGCATTATGCAATAAAAACACTACTATTTAGTAATATCTATTACTGGTTTATTATGTTGTTTTTTCTGCAAATATTCTGCAAATGACATATATTTGCAGAAACTATTATGCTATGAGTTACAACATTTCTATCCGTTTAGATACGCGCAGAAAAAAAGATTCAGGAATGTATCCTATAAAACTTCGTGTTTATGGAAAAGCTACTCAAAAAGAGAAATGGTACAACTTAGACATCGACTTAACCGAAGTTGAGTATGAAGAAATTTGGCTTAACCCAAAAAACAAAAATCTTAGAGGTAAAAACAAAGACTTACGCTTAAAACTTCAAGCAATAGAGAATAGAGCTAATGATGAAGCTGAATCAATGGATGCTTTCGATTTTAAAAAATTTGAATTTAAACTATTTAGAAAAACTTCAGATAAAAATAATGTACACTATCATTTTAATCTTGCAGTAGAAAAAAACATTAAAAACAATAAAATAAACACTGCAGAAAGTTTTAAATACACACTAAATTCTCTAGGTGGTTTCAGTAAAGAAATAAAAAAATGCACCATAGAGAAATTAAGGTTTCAAGATATTGATATTGATTGGTTAAAGGATTATGAAAAATACATGTTATCTAATGGAAAAAGCTATACCACTATTTCGATTTACACTAGAACTTTGCGTGTTATTTTCAATACCGCCATTGATGCTAACGACCTAAATAGTGAACACTATCCATTTGGTAAGAACAAATACAAAATACCACGAACTAAAAAAGTAAAAAAAGCTTTAAATTCTAATCAATTAAAAGTATTATTTAATGCTACAACAGCAAACGACAATGAAGCAAAAGCAAAAGATTTTTGGTTTTTTAGTTTTGCTTGCAATGGTATTAATTTAAAAGATATTGCTCTTTTAAAATACTTAGATTTTAAAGACGATAAATTCACATATTACAGAGCAAAAACATTTGACAAAACTGCTGAAAAAACTGAGATTATTATATACCTAACAGATTTCACCTCAAGTATTATAGAAAAATATGGCAATAAATCTAAAACAGGTTTTGTATTTGATATTATTAATAAAAATGATGATATTTTAGAACAATACAAAAAAATTAAAAACTTCACACGCTACATTAACGACCATATTAAAAGAGTTGCAAAAGCGAATAATTTACCTAACGATATTTCTACCTATTGGGCTAGACATAGTTTTGCTACCAATTCATTACGTAAAGGCGCTAGTATGGAATTTATAAGTGAAGCCCTAAACCATAGCGACCTTAGTGTTACTAAAAATTACTTTGCAGGTTTTGAAGATGAAGCCAAGAAAGATTTTGCTAACTCAATAATGGACTTTTAAAAAGACTATATGTTAAAAAAAATAGATAATCGTTACTCTATTTCCAAAGAAGAAATAGCTGAATTTATTAACAAAAAAGGTTATAATCATTTCATACCTCATATAAAAGAATCTATTGATTTATTTAAAACTTATGTAAATAACGAAGAAATCTTTGACCAATATTTGGCATATATTAAACAAGAAATTCATTCATCAATTCCTCAAAATGAAATTGACAAATGTGATTTTTGCAAAGGAATAGGCAAGGATGATAAAGATAAAATATGCATTGATTATATTGAAGATGCATATATCGATTTCATAGCTGAACTAACTCTTTATACGACTAATATTAGAAATAATATTCAATTCTTCAACACCATGGAATTAAGAGAATTATCGGATGAATTTATTAAACATTTCTCCTATGTAGATGGTACAATCATTTTTAAAAGAAAAGAGTTTTATAACATTATATCAACACACCTACTTCTCTCAATACGTGAATATTACAAGGAACTAAATACTGACATTGCTATTAAAGAGTTACACAAAAACTTGGAAGAAATTGAAAATCATATATTAATTGCAAAAAACACAAATAGAATTATTTTAGATTTTGTAAAACCACAAGTTAAATTATTAAAACAACAGTTAAAATATTACAAAAACAAGAAAGAAAATAGCAGCAAATTAGATGACTCGAAACCAACAAGTATATACGACATATATAAAAATGTGTTCTGTAAATCTATGCCATATGATATAATTGTTGAACACTTTGAAATATTCACTTCCAAAAACAGCAAAAACGGTGAACCTTTTTTAACAAAAAAACAATTGGATTTATTTATAAAAAAAGCTTTTTGCGGAATACCTAACATACAAAAACAAACCTTTAACCAAGCACCAAAAGGGGAAAAATTCTTAATTCAATATAGGTTTAGAGAGTTTTATGAGAATTATTGGGAATACTTCGGAACAGG includes these proteins:
- the tpiA gene encoding triose-phosphate isomerase, with the translated sequence MRKNIVAGNWKMNNDLSQTEVLITELLKQKQTSNAEVMIAPTSVNLFQAFNATRNSNIEVVAQNMHFADNGAYTGEISAKMLKSVGVQTVILGHSERRAYFNETDQLLAKKADAALKNDMRVIFCFGEELADRKAGDEEKIVGDQIKNALFHLEASAFKDIVLAYEPVWAIGTGETASPEQAQDMHKFIRETLNSKYGEQVSQDMTILYGGSVKPANAKEIFSKPDVDGGLIGGAALKADDFYAIINAF
- a CDS encoding DUF1599 domain-containing protein yields the protein MQDTSKQYDAVIETCRSLFINKMSDYGSAWRILRLPSLTDQIFIKAQRIRSLQQNDVRKVDEGEQSEFIGIINYSLMALIQLEKGIVEQPDLSTEDATVLYDKKVAITKQLMLDKNHDYGEAWRDMRVSSLTDLILQKLLRVKQIEDNAGKTIVSEGIDANYQDMINYAIFAMIHLNEK
- a CDS encoding ATP-dependent Clp protease adaptor ClpS, yielding MSIKEKIQEQHDVETLEKPNNEIVVYNDDYNTFDHVIDTLIKACKHTPEQAEQCTILVHYKGQCTVKTGDLKDLKPICSSILEAGIDAEII
- a CDS encoding diadenylate cyclase, translated to MEIFDTILNFGIIDYIDVFLVALLLYYIYRLVRGTVAINIFLGIVFIYFIYLIVEALKMVLLTKILGGFISVGFIALIVVFQQEVRKFLLMIGSTNFASKRGFLKHIKFLKMEGVSASSTDIEVIIAACNKMATSKTGALIVLERENNLDFLVSTGDEMNIKVTQPIIESIFFKNSPLHDGAIIIENNIVKATRVILPVNNEKTIPQRFGLRHRAAVGITERTDAIAITVSEETGQISCFKNGTFVDFKDSTELIEIIKEDLI
- a CDS encoding ABC transporter permease; this translates as MISYLLNKTFYALLTLFGVVTVIFFLFNILPGDPAQMMLGQNEDSEQLAIVKKKYGFDKSVGTQYLYYLNDLSPISFHSNTEDDYTFLRPQKYSEAKLFTIGNTTTVLKFPYLRESFTKQGKKVSTVLAETLPNTFVLAISAIGIALFLGISLGIISALKKDTFLDKAIQILSTIGMSIPSFFSAILFAWFFGFVLHKYTNLEMTGSLFELDDFGEKVNIKLKNLILPALVLGIRPLAVVIQLMRNSLLEVFNQDYIRTARAKGLSEFQIIKKHAIKNALNPVVTAISGWFASMLAGAVFVEYIFGWNGLGKEIVNALNTLDLPVIMGSVLIIALLFIIINIFVDIIYAWLDPKVKLE
- a CDS encoding heavy-metal-associated domain-containing protein codes for the protein MKTSIIVQNLKCGGCANTITSKLSEINNVLDLKIDIDESKVSFNYKNEVDVLAVKDKLKTLGYPSIEDINSLTSKAKSFVSCAIGKF
- a CDS encoding phage integrase SAM-like domain-containing protein; this translates as MSYNISIRLDTRRKKDSGMYPIKLRVYGKATQKEKWYNLDIDLTEVEYEEIWLNPKNKNLRGKNKDLRLKLQAIENRANDEAESMDAFDFKKFEFKLFRKTSDKNNVHYHFNLAVEKNIKNNKINTAESFKYTLNSLGGFSKEIKKCTIEKLRFQDIDIDWLKDYEKYMLSNGKSYTTISIYTRTLRVIFNTAIDANDLNSEHYPFGKNKYKIPRTKKVKKALNSNQLKVLFNATTANDNEAKAKDFWFFSFACNGINLKDIALLKYLDFKDDKFTYYRAKTFDKTAEKTEIIIYLTDFTSSIIEKYGNKSKTGFVFDIINKNDDILEQYKKIKNFTRYINDHIKRVAKANNLPNDISTYWARHSFATNSLRKGASMEFISEALNHSDLSVTKNYFAGFEDEAKKDFANSIMDF
- a CDS encoding BT_3928 family protein codes for the protein MKYLVHICRLLVGGLFIFSGLIKLNDPLGFSYKLQEYFSSEVLNLPSLDPYALGISVFVVVLEVVLGVFLLIGYKRKFTIWMLLGMIVFFTFLTFYAAYFEVVKDCGCFGDFLPLKPWKSFTKDLILLILILVLVAGIKHIKPIFGKFPTTILALLGFIGSLWFGYHVLMHLPTWDFRAYAVGKNIAEGMVVPDDAQKAVQEYTWTFNVGGENLEYVTDGSYPTVDGEYVSVETKILIEGYDPPVKDFSIETDDEDFTTKFLAEDHLIMVVAYNLEKANEQGLKNIKKVTDKAIENGYTVIGLSSSGDEDKQYAKEKYGFGFDFYLCDEKALKTVVRSNPGILKLEKGTVMQKEHFNDAEEIDLPKVERKPEPVVIISTAYFVNEEEVTKDEVEAIDPETIESMNVIKEGSELEILNSMTSSNYTELIKITLKEE
- the prmA gene encoding 50S ribosomal protein L11 methyltransferase — translated: MSNTIYIGYYFTVKPLQPATEILIAELGYAGFESFVETETGVTAYIQKEEWREDILQDIYVLTSDEFEISYTFDEIEQVNWNSEWEKNFNPIIVDNLCSVRAPFHEKPDTQYDIIIEPKMSFGTGHHETTHMMIQHIMANDFQGKSVLDMGCGTAVLAILAEMKGANPIDAIDIDNWCYLNSVENAERNNAKNITVYEGDANLLVNKKYDTIIANINRNILLNDIKTYAKCLNGNGSLFLSGFYEADIPTIEKECNTNGLKLKNKLKRNDWVALHFEN
- the folP gene encoding dihydropteroate synthase, which translates into the protein MTINCRGKLIDLSTPKVMGILNVTPDSFYDGGMYKEESNIINQVQKMLDDGVTFIDVGAYSSKPNADEVSQDEELQRIIPIIELLVKQFPEIIISVDTFRAEVAKQCIEKGAALVNDISAGHLDNNMLEIVANLNVPYIMMHMRGTPKTMQQQTEYNNILKDIILYFSERITKARALGIKDVIIDPGFGFAKTLNQNFELLNVLEGFKITDLPLLAGMSRKSMIYKTLETSASEALNGTTALNMVALQKGAAILRVHDVKEAVECVTLFNQLK
- a CDS encoding DUF3365 domain-containing protein, which translates into the protein MKKAILLVFFSSIIFSCNRSKDNKTNLEESKNTISILDTSAYAERGLQYAFSTKSVLGKNLMSTIQKKGTLEALTFCNTQAYPLTDSMTVVHKATIKRVSDKTRNPNNQANKKELTYINSFKNDIKNNKEHKPIVDLLENKIQVYYPITTNTMCLQCHGKPNENIEKPILKKLAILYPKDKATGYNINEVRGLWSVTFDK